The Candidatus Saccharimonadales bacterium nucleotide sequence GGTGGACACGGTAGAGTTTTTATCACGGGCGAGCTAACATCTCGCAAAGATGTTGATATCAAGCCAATTGTTAAACGTATCGCTGGAGACATTTCGTTAGAGATACATATAGCAAAGCAAAGCTTCGAGATTGCAAATGGAGTCGACACAGGAGGAGCAGGTGACCAAGGCATAATGGTGGGTTATGCAACAGATGAAACACCAGAACTTTTGCCCCTTGAAGTAGTTCTCTCGCGTAAACTGAACCAATACTTGTTCGAAAAATGGCCGTATGATGGTAAAACTCAGGTTACCTTAAAAGACAATAAAATTATATCTGTCGTTGCTAGCTTTCAGCATGCGCCTAAAGAAGAACTACTTGCAAGAGTAAAGCACTGGCTTCGCCAAGAAGAATTAGCAAGTTTCGATAAGGACATTGATTTTCATATTAATCCAGCCGGTGATTGGGTTCAGGGTGGATTTGATGCAGACGCTGGCCTTACCGGGCGAAAATTAGTTGTTGATAATTACGGTCCTAGCATTCCAATTGGCGGTGGCTGTTTTAGTGGTAAAGACCCAAGTAAAGTTGATCGTTCAGCGGCATATATGGCTCGAAAAATCGCAGTTGATTATCTTAAACATCGTAACGCTAAGGAAGTTTTTGTCCATTTAGCATATGCGATTGGATATGCTCAACCGCTTGAAGCTAGTGTCACAATTGATGGTGCTCAGGAAAAAGTTGAAGGATATGATTTATCACCTCAAGGAATCATTAAATCACTCAATCTTAAGCGGCCGATCTACGAAAAAACGGCCCAGTATGGTCACTTCGGTCATCCTGAATTTAGCTGGGAACAATAAATATACACATAAAATACCGCGAACCAATCGCGGTATTTTATTAATAAATTTTGTAGGCCGGAGTGCGCATACTCTGCGCACTCCGGAGGATTCCTACACGTACACCTTACCCAGATAAAGGATCAAAAGCGTACCGATCATGGCAGCTGTGACGGCATCGATTCGATCCATCAGGCCGCCGTGCTTACCAAGAACTGTTCCAACATCTTTGATCTGCAAAGAGCGCTTTGTTGCACTCTCTGCAAGATCACCAATGACTGCAAGTGGTGGACCAAACAATACAACGAGCCACAGCAGAGGGTGAGAGATGGTCATAGTCCCCGACAGGGAAATGAGCGCAATATACCCACCAGCCCAGCCGAAAAGCAGACCGCCGATCAAGCCCTCCACTGTCTTGGCTGGAGAAATCTTTGGAACCAACTGGTGGGTGGTGACTCCTCGATTTTTCAGTGCCTGACCGGTCGCCTGCGCCAACCAGTCATTGATAAATACAGACGCCGCCACGACCACTAGGATCTGAAAACCGTCTGGAATTCTCCGAATGTAATACATGGACAAGAGTCCGATAATCATCTGAAATAACAGTAGCTTCAGATACAGCCTAGCCTTGAAGCTCTTGGCCTTCTTCCTGGCCTGGACTA carries:
- a CDS encoding methionine adenosyltransferase domain-containing protein gives rise to the protein MSKTNYKTAESVSPKHPDKLCDQISDAVLDAYLEVDPDARVAVETVGGHGRVFITGELTSRKDVDIKPIVKRIAGDISLEIHIAKQSFEIANGVDTGGAGDQGIMVGYATDETPELLPLEVVLSRKLNQYLFEKWPYDGKTQVTLKDNKIISVVASFQHAPKEELLARVKHWLRQEELASFDKDIDFHINPAGDWVQGGFDADAGLTGRKLVVDNYGPSIPIGGGCFSGKDPSKVDRSAAYMARKIAVDYLKHRNAKEVFVHLAYAIGYAQPLEASVTIDGAQEKVEGYDLSPQGIIKSLNLKRPIYEKTAQYGHFGHPEFSWEQ
- a CDS encoding phosphatidate cytidylyltransferase yields the protein MMVLLLEGFLLVALHIKKEVSPVNTITEVAVRVKASKSAMAVLMLAVVLPVVGLSAIGTAVLIVALMIGVLIEVVQARKKAKSFKARLYLKLLLFQMIIGLLSMYYIRRIPDGFQILVVVAASVFINDWLAQATGQALKNRGVTTHQLVPKISPAKTVEGLIGGLLFGWAGGYIALISLSGTMTISHPLLWLVVLFGPPLAVIGDLAESATKRSLQIKDVGTVLGKHGGLMDRIDAVTAAMIGTLLILYLGKVYV